In a genomic window of Pelecanus crispus isolate bPelCri1 chromosome 1, bPelCri1.pri, whole genome shotgun sequence:
- the PHTF2 gene encoding protein PHTF2, translating into MASKVTDAIVWYQKKIGAYDQQIWEKSVEQREIKFIRLGLRNKPKKTGHVKPDLIDVDLVRGSAFAKAKPESPWTSLTRKGIVRVVFFPFFYRWWLQVTSRVIFFWLLVLYLLQVAAVVLFYTAQSPHTIPLTEVIGPIWLMLLLGTVHCQIVSTRTPKPPLSTGGKRRRKLRKAAHLEVHREGDGSSTTDNTQEGTVQNYGTSTSCSIGAVFRDIWHAAFFLSGSKKAKNSINKSTETDNGYVSLEGKKTGKSSEECMQAHERRCEVIKPEESGWSPATVREAFNNHSHHKDTHRTVTNLSDEVSSEEGPETGYSLRRNIERTSSDCTLRNRKSHHYKKHYPLEDTPKSGTSCSSRCSSSRQDSESARPESETEDVLWEDLLHCAECHSSCTSETDVESPQVNPCVKKEYRDDPFHQSHLPWIHSLNPGLEKISAIVWEGNDCKKADMSVLEISGMIMNRVNSYIPGIGYQIFGNVISLILGLMPFVFRLSQAKDLEQLATHSATELCMTAFGSNGDILVLSMVIISFMVRVSLVWIFFFLLCVAERTYKQRLLFAKLFGHLTSARRARKSEVPHFRLKKVQNIKMWLSLRSYLKRRGPQRSVDVIVSSAFLLTISVVFICCAQLLHMHEIFLDCHYNWELIIWCISLTLFLLRFVTLGSETSKKYSNTSILLTEQINLYLKMEKKPNKKEELTLVNNVLKLATKLLKELDSPFRLYGLTMNPLLYNITQVVILSAVSGVISDLLGFNLKLWKIKS; encoded by the exons ATTGGGGCATATGATCAACAAATATGGGAAAAATCAGTagagcaaagagaaataaag TTTATTAGACTG GGTTTgagaaacaaaccaaagaaaacaggaCATGTGAAACCAGACCTCATAGATGTTGATCTTGTAAGAG gatctgCTTTTGCtaaagcaaaacctgaaagtCCTTGGACATCTCTGACCCGCAAAGGAATCGTGagagttgttttctttccattcttctaCAGGTGGTGGCTACAAGTGACATCGAGGGTCATCTTTTTCTGGCTGCTTGTTCTTTACCTTCTTCAAG ttgctGCTGTAGTGTTATTCTATACAGCCCAAAGCCCACATACTATACCTCTGACTGAAGTAATTGGGCCAATATGGCTAATGTTGCTACTTGGAACTGTGCATTGTCAGATTGTTTCAACACGAACTCCTAAGCCACCTCTCAGCACAGGGGGTAAAAGAAGAAG gaaattaagaaaagcagcacatttgGAAGTACATAGGGAAGGAGATGGCTCTAGTACCACAGATAACACACAGGAGGGAACAGTGCAGAACTACGGTACAAGCACCTCTTGCAGTATTGGCGCTGTCTTCAGAGATATCTGgcatgctgctttctttttatcagG GTCtaagaaagcaaaaaactcAATAAATAAATCCACTGAGACTGATAATGGCTATGTGTcccttgaggggaaaaagacaGGTAAAAGCAGTGAAGAATGTATGCAGGCCCATGAACGTCGATGTGAAGTGATTAAGCCAGAAGAGTCGGGGTGGAGCCCTGCAACAGTGAGAGAGGCCTTCAACAATCACAGTCATCACAAG GATACTCACAGGACTGTGACAAATTTATCAGATGAAGTTTCTAGTGAGGAAGGGCCTGAAACTGGATATTCTTTACGTCGCAACATAGAACGCACTTCTAGTGATTGTACACTTCGAAACCGGAAATCTCACCATTATAAGAAACACTATCCTCTGGAG gatACACCTAAGTCAGGTACTAGCTGCAGTTCTCGGTGTTCAAGCTCCAGACAAGATTCTGAGAGTGCGAGGCCAGAATCAGAAACCGAAGATGTGCTGTGGGAGGACCTCTTACACTGTGCAGAGTGCCACTCTTCCTGTACCAGTGAGACAGATGTAGAAAGCCCTCAAGTGAATCCATGTGTGAAGAAAGAATACAGAGATGACCCATTTCATCAG AGTCATTTGCCTTGGATCCACAGTTTGAATCCAGGACTAGAAAAAATAAGTGCAATTGTATGGGAGGGTAATGACTGCAAGAAAGCAGACATGTCTGTGCTTGAAATCAGTGGTATGATAATGAACAGA GTGAACAGCTATATACCAGGAATTGGTTATCAGATTTTTGGAAACGTCATATCTTTAATCTTGGGTTTAATGCCGTTTGTCTTTCGACTTTCCCAAGCTAAAGATTTGGAACAACTAGCTACACATTCTGCCACTGAACTTTGTATGACTGCATTTGGATCAAATGGAGACATTCTGGTTCTCTCAATGGTTATTATAAGTTTTATGGTCCGTGTGTCTCTAgtgtggattttcttttttctgctatgTGTGGCAGAGAGGACATATAAACAG aggcTACTTTTTGCCAAACTTTTTGGTCATCTAACATCTGccagaagagcaagaaaatcGGAAGTTCCTCACTTCCGCTTGAAGAAAgtacagaatataaaaatgtgGCTTTCTCTCAGGTCCTATCTAAAG CGTCGAGGTCCTCAACGCTCAGTCGACGTAATAGTTTCATCTGCCTTCCTACTGACTATCTCAGTTGTGTTTATCTGTTGTGCACAG ctgcttcacATGCATGAGATCTTCCTTGATTGTCACTACAATTGGGAACTCATAATTTGGTGCATTTCACTAACTCTTTTTCTCTTAAGATTTGTTACTCTTGGATCTGAAACCAGTAAAAAGTACAGCAATACCTCAATATTACTTACTGAGCAG aTAAACTTGTActtgaaaatggagaaaaagccTAATAAGAAGGAGGAACTGACACTAGTgaacaatgttttaaaacttgctACTAAGTTATTGAAG